From one Cupriavidus sp. P-10 genomic stretch:
- a CDS encoding enoyl-CoA hydratase/isomerase family protein, producing MRLTESAISPLNAGTQDAEPEVLFDIVNGVGIATLNRPRQLNALSYPMIVALRAQLEAWARDDAIRAVVLRGAGPKAFCAGGDIRALTDSYRDGTPLHRRFFIDEYTLDYRLHRYPKPLVALMDCVVMGGGMGLAQAAHLRIVTERSRVAMPETGIGLVPDVGASHFLSKLPVQLALYLGLTGVTIGAADALLCGLADAAVDSGTLAGLEQALAAIAWGSDVLADLRHALVREPVTSAADAPLLQVLPALLRHFPAHATLPEILASLACQDNPLYTAWATRTIDVLRTRSPLSACATRELLLRGRRMDLADCFRMELAVVVNTFSRGDFIEGVRALIVDKDNAPRWRTTSYEGVAPDDVQALFRPWWAPGEQPLPLDLPA from the coding sequence ATGCGCCTGACCGAATCGGCCATCTCACCGCTCAACGCTGGCACGCAGGATGCCGAGCCTGAGGTCCTGTTCGACATCGTCAACGGCGTCGGCATTGCCACGCTGAACCGGCCGCGCCAGCTCAATGCGCTGTCGTATCCGATGATCGTCGCGCTGCGCGCGCAACTGGAAGCCTGGGCCCGCGACGACGCCATCCGCGCCGTGGTGCTGCGCGGCGCCGGGCCCAAGGCGTTCTGCGCCGGCGGCGATATCCGCGCGCTGACCGACAGCTACCGCGACGGCACGCCGCTGCATCGCCGCTTCTTCATCGACGAATACACGCTGGACTACCGCCTGCATCGCTATCCGAAGCCGCTGGTGGCGCTGATGGACTGCGTCGTCATGGGCGGCGGCATGGGCCTGGCGCAGGCCGCGCACCTGCGCATCGTGACCGAACGCTCGCGCGTGGCCATGCCCGAGACCGGCATCGGACTGGTACCGGATGTTGGCGCCAGTCATTTCCTGTCGAAGTTGCCGGTGCAGCTGGCGCTGTATCTTGGCCTGACCGGCGTCACCATCGGCGCCGCCGACGCGCTGCTGTGCGGGCTGGCCGATGCCGCTGTCGACAGCGGCACGCTGGCCGGACTGGAACAGGCACTGGCCGCCATCGCCTGGGGCAGCGACGTGCTCGCCGACCTGCGCCATGCGCTGGTGCGCGAGCCGGTGACCAGCGCCGCCGATGCCCCGCTGCTGCAGGTGCTGCCCGCGCTGCTGCGCCATTTCCCCGCGCACGCCACGTTGCCGGAAATCCTGGCGAGCCTGGCGTGCCAGGACAATCCGCTGTACACCGCCTGGGCCACGCGCACCATCGACGTATTGCGTACGCGCTCGCCGCTGTCGGCTTGCGCGACACGCGAACTGTTGCTGCGCGGCCGGCGCATGGACCTGGCCGACTGCTTCCGCATGGAGCTGGCAGTGGTGGTCAATACGTTCTCGCGAGGCGACTTTATCGAAGGCGTGCGCGCGCTGATCGTCGACAAGGACAACGCGCCGCGCTGGCGCACTACCAGCTACGAGGGCGTCGCGCCGGACGATGTGCAGGCACTGTTCCGGCCATGGTGGGCGCCCGGCGAACAGCCTTTGCCGCTGGACTTGCCAGCCTGA
- a CDS encoding enoyl-CoA hydratase, which translates to MIEFVLDGHVATLTLSRPPANAFTAEGLQQLRELVAKIDANPEIRAVVVTGAGEKFFSAGADLNGFAEGDRAHARAMAQQFGSAFEALQNARPVVIAAINGYAMGGGLECALACDIRIAEEHAQMALPEAAVGLLPCGCGTQTLPWLVGEGWAKRMILTNERIDAATALHIGLVEQVVPRGKALPTALEMAQRAGKVSPRAAAYSKQLVHLARQGVPRQAALALERERFVDLFDGADQREGVNAFLEKRAPQWRNA; encoded by the coding sequence ATGATCGAATTCGTACTCGATGGCCACGTCGCCACGCTGACGCTGAGCCGCCCGCCCGCCAACGCCTTCACCGCCGAAGGCCTGCAGCAGTTACGCGAGCTGGTGGCGAAGATCGATGCCAACCCCGAGATCCGCGCCGTCGTCGTCACCGGTGCCGGCGAGAAATTCTTCAGCGCCGGCGCCGACCTGAACGGCTTCGCGGAAGGCGACCGCGCCCATGCGCGCGCGATGGCCCAGCAGTTCGGCAGCGCCTTTGAAGCGCTACAGAATGCGCGCCCCGTAGTCATCGCCGCCATCAACGGCTACGCCATGGGTGGCGGCCTGGAATGCGCGCTGGCCTGCGATATCCGCATCGCCGAAGAACACGCGCAGATGGCGCTGCCCGAAGCCGCCGTCGGCCTGCTGCCCTGCGGCTGCGGCACGCAGACGCTGCCGTGGCTGGTCGGCGAAGGCTGGGCCAAGCGCATGATCCTGACCAACGAACGCATCGACGCGGCCACCGCGCTGCACATCGGACTGGTCGAGCAAGTCGTGCCGCGCGGAAAGGCGCTGCCCACCGCGCTGGAAATGGCGCAACGCGCCGGCAAGGTCAGCCCGCGCGCCGCCGCCTACAGCAAGCAACTGGTGCACCTCGCACGCCAGGGCGTGCCGCGCCAGGCCGCGCTGGCGCTGGAACGCGAGCGCTTTGTCGACCTGTTCGACGGTGCCGACCAGCGCGAAGGCGTCAACGCCTTCCTCGAAAAACGCGCGCCGCAATGGCGCAATGCCTAG
- the mmsB gene encoding 3-hydroxyisobutyrate dehydrogenase: MHIAFIGLGNMGAPMARNLLKAGHTLTVFDLNATAVAALCAEGAASADTARKAVAEADFVITMLPAAAHVRSAYLGEDGVLAGVRPGVPLVDSSTIDPATVRELAAAAQAHGNALADAPVSGGTVGAQAGTLTFMVGATEALFEQVRPVLAGMGRNLVHCGGTGTGQVAKICNNLILGISMIGVSEAMALGVKLGIDANVLAGIVNTSTGRCWASDTCNPWPGVIETAPAGRGYSGGFGADLMLKDLGLAADAARSVKQPLFLGALAQQVYQAMSHAGEGQLDFSGVIRQYLSATDKERQP; the protein is encoded by the coding sequence ATGCATATCGCCTTCATCGGCCTCGGCAACATGGGCGCGCCCATGGCGCGCAACCTGCTCAAGGCCGGCCATACCCTGACCGTATTCGACCTCAATGCCACCGCCGTGGCCGCGCTGTGCGCAGAAGGCGCCGCCAGCGCGGATACCGCGCGCAAGGCCGTGGCGGAAGCCGACTTTGTCATCACCATGCTGCCCGCCGCCGCGCACGTGCGCAGCGCCTACCTTGGCGAAGACGGCGTGCTCGCCGGCGTGCGCCCCGGCGTGCCGCTGGTCGACTCCAGCACCATCGATCCGGCCACCGTGCGCGAGCTCGCGGCCGCCGCGCAGGCCCACGGCAATGCGCTGGCCGACGCCCCCGTTTCCGGCGGCACCGTCGGCGCGCAGGCGGGCACGCTGACCTTCATGGTCGGCGCCACCGAGGCGCTGTTCGAGCAGGTGCGTCCTGTGCTGGCCGGCATGGGACGCAACCTGGTCCATTGCGGCGGCACCGGCACCGGCCAGGTCGCCAAGATCTGCAACAACCTGATCCTCGGCATCTCGATGATCGGCGTGTCCGAGGCGATGGCGCTGGGCGTAAAGCTGGGCATCGACGCCAACGTGCTGGCCGGCATCGTCAATACCTCGACCGGGCGCTGCTGGGCATCGGATACCTGCAACCCCTGGCCCGGCGTGATCGAAACCGCGCCGGCCGGCCGCGGCTACAGCGGCGGCTTCGGCGCCGACCTGATGCTCAAGGACCTCGGCCTGGCCGCCGATGCCGCGCGCAGCGTGAAGCAGCCGCTGTTCCTTGGCGCGCTGGCGCAGCAGGTCTACCAGGCCATGAGCCACGCCGGCGAAGGCCAGCTCGATTTCTCCGGCGTCATCCGCCAGTACCTGTCCGCCACCGACAAGGAACGCCAGCCATGA
- a CDS encoding CoA-acylating methylmalonate-semialdehyde dehydrogenase has product MSAVPKTDNAVPTVPLLINGEWVESSATEFRQVVNPATQEVLARVPLATASEVAAAVGAAHRAFATWRHTPIGARLRVMLRYQALIREHSKRIAAILTAEQGKTLADAEGDIFRGLEVVEHACSIGTLQQGGFAENVASTVDTYTLQQPIGVCAGITPFNFPAMIPLWMFPMAIVCGNTFVLKPSEQDPLSTMELVKLALEAGVPPGVLNVVHGAKDVVDALCTHPDIKAVSFVGSTAVGTHVYNLAGAHGKRVQSMMGAKNHAVVLPDAHKEQTLNALAGAGFGAAGQRCMATSVVVLVGAARDWVPELVERAKTLKVGAGAEPGTDVGPVVSVAAKQRVLGLIAAGEREGAKLVLDGRDVQVPGYPQGNFIGPTIFTDVGTDMAIYTEEIFGPVLVVIGVETLDDAIALVNRNPFGNGTGVFTQSGAAARKFQSEIDVGQVGINIPIPVPVPYFSFTGSRGSKLGDLGPYGKQVVQFYTQTKTVTARWFDDATVNDGVNTTISLK; this is encoded by the coding sequence ATGAGCGCAGTGCCCAAGACCGACAATGCCGTGCCGACCGTACCGCTGCTGATCAACGGCGAATGGGTGGAATCGTCCGCCACCGAGTTCCGCCAGGTGGTCAACCCCGCCACCCAGGAAGTGCTGGCACGCGTGCCGCTGGCCACGGCCAGCGAAGTCGCCGCCGCCGTTGGCGCGGCGCACCGCGCCTTTGCCACGTGGCGCCACACGCCCATCGGCGCGCGGCTGCGCGTCATGCTGCGCTACCAGGCGCTGATCCGCGAGCACAGCAAGCGCATCGCCGCCATCCTGACCGCCGAGCAGGGCAAGACCCTGGCCGATGCCGAGGGCGATATCTTCCGCGGCCTGGAAGTGGTCGAGCATGCCTGTTCGATCGGCACGCTGCAGCAAGGCGGCTTCGCAGAAAACGTCGCCTCCACCGTCGACACCTACACACTGCAGCAGCCGATCGGCGTCTGCGCCGGCATCACGCCGTTCAACTTCCCGGCGATGATCCCGCTGTGGATGTTCCCGATGGCGATCGTGTGCGGCAACACCTTCGTGCTCAAGCCGTCGGAACAGGATCCGCTGTCGACCATGGAACTGGTCAAGCTGGCGCTGGAAGCTGGCGTGCCGCCGGGCGTGCTGAACGTGGTGCACGGCGCCAAGGACGTGGTCGATGCCCTGTGCACGCACCCGGACATCAAGGCGGTGTCGTTCGTGGGCTCGACCGCGGTCGGCACGCACGTCTACAACCTGGCCGGCGCGCACGGCAAGCGCGTGCAGTCGATGATGGGCGCCAAGAACCACGCCGTGGTGCTGCCCGACGCGCACAAGGAACAGACCCTGAACGCGCTGGCGGGTGCCGGCTTCGGTGCGGCCGGCCAGCGTTGCATGGCCACCTCCGTGGTGGTGCTGGTCGGCGCGGCGCGCGACTGGGTGCCTGAGCTGGTCGAGCGCGCCAAGACCCTGAAGGTCGGCGCCGGCGCGGAGCCTGGCACAGATGTCGGCCCGGTGGTCTCGGTGGCAGCGAAACAGCGCGTGCTTGGCCTGATCGCCGCCGGCGAGCGCGAAGGCGCGAAGCTGGTGCTCGACGGCCGCGACGTGCAGGTGCCGGGCTATCCGCAGGGCAACTTCATCGGGCCGACCATCTTCACCGATGTCGGCACCGACATGGCGATCTACACCGAAGAGATTTTCGGGCCGGTGCTGGTGGTGATCGGCGTCGAGACGCTGGATGACGCCATCGCGCTGGTCAACCGCAACCCGTTCGGCAACGGCACCGGCGTGTTCACGCAGAGCGGCGCCGCGGCCCGCAAGTTCCAGAGCGAAATCGACGTCGGCCAGGTCGGCATCAATATCCCGATCCCGGTGCCGGTGCCCTATTTCAGCTTCACCGGCTCGCGCGGCTCCAAGCTGGGCGATCTGGGGCCGTACGGCAAGCAGGTGGTGCAGTTCTATACGCAGACCAAGACGGTGACGGCGCGGTGGTTCGACGACGCGACGGTGAATGACGGGGTGAATACGACGATCAGCCTGAAGTGA
- a CDS encoding acyl-CoA dehydrogenase family protein encodes MHSDYTEQQQMIRDSARAFASERLAAGAAQWDRDGRLPDEVVAEMGALGLLGMIVPEDWGGTYTDYVAYALAIEEVAAGCAACATLMSVHNSVGCGPILHYGTDAQKERYLARLASGELIGAFCLTEPQAGSEAHNLRTRARFNDNGWVLNGSKQFVTNGQRAGVAVVFASTEPERGKKGISAFLVPTDTPGFLVHAPEKKLGIRASDTCAITLEDCTVPHDALLGEPGEGLRIALSNLEGGRIGIAAQAIGIARSAFEAACRYASERIQFGRPLREHPPIANMLADMATELNAARLLVHRAARMRSEGLPCLSEASQAKLYASELAERVCSKALQIHGGYGYLEDYPVERHYRDARITQIYEGTSEIQRMLIARSL; translated from the coding sequence ATGCACAGCGACTACACCGAACAGCAACAGATGATCCGCGACAGCGCGCGCGCCTTTGCCAGCGAGCGGCTGGCCGCCGGCGCCGCCCAGTGGGACCGCGATGGCCGCCTGCCCGACGAGGTGGTCGCCGAGATGGGCGCGCTGGGCCTGCTCGGCATGATCGTGCCCGAAGACTGGGGCGGCACCTACACCGACTATGTCGCGTATGCGCTCGCCATTGAAGAAGTCGCCGCCGGCTGCGCGGCCTGCGCCACGCTGATGAGCGTGCACAACTCGGTCGGCTGCGGCCCGATCCTGCACTACGGCACCGATGCGCAGAAAGAGCGCTACCTGGCGCGGCTGGCCAGCGGCGAACTGATCGGCGCCTTCTGCCTGACCGAACCGCAGGCCGGCTCCGAAGCCCACAACCTGCGCACGCGCGCCCGCTTTAACGACAACGGCTGGGTGCTCAACGGCAGCAAGCAGTTCGTCACCAACGGCCAGCGCGCCGGCGTCGCGGTGGTCTTTGCCTCGACCGAACCCGAGCGCGGCAAGAAAGGCATCTCGGCCTTCCTGGTGCCGACCGACACGCCCGGATTCCTGGTCCATGCGCCGGAGAAGAAGCTCGGCATCCGCGCCTCGGACACCTGCGCCATCACGCTGGAAGACTGCACCGTCCCGCACGACGCGTTGCTGGGCGAGCCTGGCGAGGGGCTGCGCATCGCGCTGTCCAACCTCGAAGGCGGCCGGATCGGCATTGCCGCGCAGGCGATCGGCATTGCGCGTTCGGCGTTCGAAGCCGCGTGCCGCTACGCATCCGAACGCATCCAGTTCGGCCGCCCGCTGCGCGAGCACCCGCCCATCGCCAACATGCTGGCCGACATGGCCACCGAGCTGAACGCCGCGCGCCTGCTGGTGCACCGCGCCGCGCGCATGCGCAGCGAGGGCCTGCCGTGCCTGTCCGAAGCCTCGCAGGCCAAGCTGTACGCGTCCGAGCTGGCCGAGCGCGTCTGCTCCAAGGCGCTGCAGATCCACGGCGGCTATGGCTACCTGGAAGACTACCCGGTCGAGCGCCACTACCGCGACGCCCGCATCACCCAGATCTACGAAGGCACCAGCGAGATCCAGCGCATGCTGATCGCGCGCAGCCTGTGA
- a CDS encoding AraC family transcriptional regulator: MEKGSVALCFVHHAIAGLQARGIDPGPVLRSAGIAPELLAVPQARVSAASYSELWLGVAAALDDEFFGQDSRSMKCGSFAMLCHAVVGSRTLGQGLERITRYFRLLLDDIGVRLDRYGDEAALVLTAPNAALGRQPGVFAKETMLIMLHGLMSWLLRRRVPVRLAAFDYAEPPYSAEYRVMYSRQLAFDQPATALVFDAALLDQPVRQDERSLKAFLRDAPHNVVVKYSDRSSVGARVRRLLRNQQPELWPTFEALAVSLNLSASSLRRRLMDEGVSYQDLKDGLRRDLAIEALSHSGRPVADIAAELGFAEPGAFHRAFRRWTGSRPGAYRRVADED; the protein is encoded by the coding sequence ATGGAAAAAGGCAGCGTCGCGCTTTGTTTTGTCCACCATGCCATCGCCGGGCTGCAGGCGCGCGGGATCGACCCGGGGCCAGTGCTGCGCAGCGCCGGCATCGCGCCGGAATTGCTGGCGGTGCCGCAGGCGCGCGTCTCGGCGGCCAGCTACAGCGAGCTGTGGCTGGGGGTGGCCGCCGCGCTGGATGATGAGTTCTTCGGCCAGGACTCGCGCAGCATGAAGTGCGGCAGCTTTGCCATGCTGTGCCACGCGGTGGTCGGCAGCCGCACGCTGGGGCAGGGGCTGGAGCGCATTACCCGGTATTTCCGCCTGCTGCTGGACGATATCGGCGTGCGCCTGGACCGTTACGGCGACGAGGCGGCGCTGGTGCTGACCGCGCCCAATGCGGCGCTGGGGCGGCAGCCCGGCGTGTTCGCCAAGGAAACCATGCTCATCATGCTGCACGGCCTGATGAGCTGGCTGCTGCGCCGGCGCGTGCCGGTACGGCTCGCGGCGTTTGACTACGCGGAGCCGCCTTACAGCGCCGAATACCGCGTGATGTACTCGCGCCAGCTCGCCTTTGACCAGCCGGCCACGGCGCTGGTGTTCGACGCCGCCCTGCTGGACCAGCCGGTGCGCCAGGACGAGCGCAGCCTGAAGGCTTTCCTGCGCGATGCCCCCCACAACGTGGTGGTGAAGTATTCCGACCGCAGCAGCGTGGGCGCGCGCGTGCGCCGGCTGCTGCGCAACCAGCAGCCCGAACTGTGGCCGACGTTCGAGGCGCTGGCGGTCAGCCTGAACCTGTCGGCGTCATCGCTGCGGCGCCGGCTGATGGACGAGGGCGTGAGCTACCAGGACCTGAAGGACGGGCTGCGCCGCGACCTTGCCATCGAGGCGCTGAGCCACTCCGGTCGGCCCGTGGCGGATATCGCGGCGGAACTGGGTTTTGCCGAGCCCGGCGCTTTCCACCGGGCATTCCGGCGCTGGACCGGCTCGCGGCCCGGCGCGTACCGGCGCGTGGCGGACGAGGACTGA
- a CDS encoding GGDEF domain-containing protein encodes MSVPFALLTITTALSAMMLAIVWSLRRCGLPGVGEWCNANLTATGALVLFSMRGMIPDLLSVGVANAALACSLALFYAGSVRFCGGVPPWRRLVAATAVTTAGVIVWRYAVDEFTTRVVIVSAFHAALCALVGLTLLRRRPRGTSARFFITTACFALFFATGHAVRGTLSALQWLGNPYMQESMLLNTVFLTLGALVMPAMTMGAVLMIHDAIVRRLEAVANTDTLTGVLSRKAFEESARRELARAAGGKPAPALLIVDIDHFKSVNDTYGHAAGDAVLQAFAKLAAAQLRPGDLLGRLGGEEFMVLLPATAEAGASAVAERIRASVQRHAVTTVASDGDSHTVRYTVSGGTAGWHPGLTLAQLSALADAALYRAKVGGRNRVVAHSGPASATQAAPEAAQALDA; translated from the coding sequence ATGTCCGTCCCATTTGCCCTGCTCACCATCACGACCGCCCTCAGCGCCATGATGCTGGCCATCGTGTGGTCGCTGCGGCGCTGCGGGCTGCCCGGCGTCGGTGAGTGGTGCAACGCCAACCTGACCGCGACCGGGGCGCTGGTGCTGTTCTCGATGCGCGGCATGATCCCGGACCTGTTGTCGGTCGGCGTTGCCAACGCTGCGCTGGCGTGCTCGCTGGCGCTGTTCTACGCCGGCAGCGTGCGCTTCTGCGGCGGCGTGCCGCCCTGGCGGCGGTTAGTGGCGGCCACGGCCGTGACCACCGCCGGCGTGATCGTATGGCGCTATGCCGTCGACGAATTCACCACGCGCGTCGTGATCGTCTCCGCCTTCCACGCGGCGCTCTGCGCGCTGGTCGGGCTGACCTTGCTGCGCCGGCGACCGCGCGGAACGTCCGCGCGCTTCTTCATCACGACCGCCTGTTTTGCGCTCTTCTTCGCCACCGGGCATGCGGTGCGCGGCACGCTGTCGGCGCTGCAGTGGCTGGGCAACCCCTACATGCAGGAATCCATGCTGCTCAACACAGTGTTCCTGACGCTGGGGGCACTGGTGATGCCCGCGATGACCATGGGCGCGGTGCTGATGATCCATGACGCCATCGTGCGCCGGCTGGAAGCGGTGGCCAATACCGACACGCTGACCGGCGTGCTGTCGCGCAAGGCGTTCGAGGAAAGTGCCCGGCGCGAGCTGGCGCGCGCTGCTGGCGGCAAGCCCGCCCCTGCGCTGCTGATCGTCGACATCGACCATTTCAAGTCGGTCAACGATACCTACGGGCATGCCGCCGGCGATGCCGTGCTGCAGGCGTTCGCAAAGCTGGCGGCGGCGCAGCTGCGGCCCGGCGACCTGCTGGGCCGTCTTGGCGGCGAAGAGTTCATGGTGCTGTTGCCCGCAACCGCTGAGGCCGGCGCCAGTGCGGTGGCGGAGCGCATCCGCGCCAGCGTGCAGCGTCATGCGGTCACGACGGTAGCGTCGGACGGCGACAGCCACACCGTGCGCTATACCGTCAGCGGCGGCACGGCCGGCTGGCATCCGGGCCTGACACTGGCGCAACTGAGCGCGCTTGCCGATGCGGCGCTGTATCGCGCCAAGGTGGGCGGGCGCAACCGCGTGGTGGCGCACAGCGGGCCTGCCTCGGCTACGCAGGCGGCACCGGAGGCCGCGCAAGCTCTCGATGCCTGA
- the fghA gene encoding S-formylglutathione hydrolase: protein MELISQHGCHGGVQRFYRHDSAAIGLPMRFSVFLPPQAQGGAKVPVLFYLAGLTCTEETFMIKAGAQRFAAEHGLMLVAPDTSPRGAGVAGEADAWDFGVGAGFYVDATEAPWNKHWRMESYVAEELFDLVTTALPGEASRVGIFGHSMGGHGALVLAQRHPERFRSVSAFAPIAAPTRCPWGEKAFTGYLGSERSAWAQFDATELMVRQQGAPFPAGILVDQGLDDQFLQTQLHPDAFEAACQAVGQPLLLRRHSGYDHGYYFITTFIADHIRHHAGQL, encoded by the coding sequence ATGGAACTGATCTCGCAACACGGCTGCCATGGGGGCGTGCAGCGCTTCTACCGCCATGATTCGGCGGCGATCGGGCTGCCGATGCGCTTCTCGGTGTTCCTGCCGCCACAGGCACAGGGCGGCGCGAAGGTGCCGGTGCTGTTCTACCTGGCCGGCCTGACCTGCACCGAAGAGACCTTCATGATCAAGGCCGGCGCGCAGCGCTTTGCCGCCGAGCACGGCCTGATGCTGGTGGCGCCCGACACCAGCCCGCGCGGCGCGGGCGTGGCAGGCGAGGCCGATGCGTGGGACTTCGGCGTGGGTGCGGGCTTCTACGTCGATGCCACCGAGGCGCCCTGGAACAAGCACTGGCGCATGGAGAGCTACGTCGCCGAAGAACTGTTCGACCTGGTCACCACCGCGCTGCCCGGCGAGGCCTCGCGCGTGGGGATCTTCGGGCATTCGATGGGCGGCCACGGCGCGCTGGTGCTGGCGCAGCGCCATCCGGAGCGCTTCCGCTCGGTGTCGGCGTTCGCGCCGATCGCCGCGCCGACGCGCTGCCCGTGGGGCGAAAAGGCCTTCACCGGTTATCTCGGCAGCGAGCGTTCGGCCTGGGCCCAGTTTGACGCCACCGAGCTGATGGTGCGCCAGCAAGGTGCGCCGTTCCCGGCCGGCATCCTGGTCGACCAGGGCCTGGATGACCAGTTCCTGCAGACCCAGTTGCATCCGGATGCGTTCGAGGCCGCCTGCCAGGCCGTGGGCCAGCCGCTGCTGCTGCGCCGTCACAGCGGCTACGACCACGGCTATTACTTCATCACGACCTTTATCGCCGACCATATCCGGCACCACGCCGGACAGCTCTAG